The Nostoc sp. 'Lobaria pulmonaria (5183) cyanobiont' DNA window AACAGAGAAATCTGAAACTTTAGTTTGCGCTGTTGTAGTTAATTAGCAAGTTAATAATTGCCAGATATGAATTGGAGCAACTGGATATATCTAGGAGTAGGAATAGCACTAGGTATGGTTTTCCGTCAGTTATTTGGGCGATGGCTACGCCCGCCGCAGCCATCGCCTAATGTTTCATCTAGCTCATCCCCAGTAGCGCCATTAGCTGAACAGGATATGCCACCAATATCCCAACAGTTACAGCAAACACAGCTGGCATACCTGATGGCAAAGGAAATGAGCCAGTTTAAAGCTGGTTTTTTAGCACGGACTACCCATGAGTTGCGATCGCCTTTTAATGGTTTGATTGGCTTACATCAATTAATTTTGTCAGATTTGTGTGAAGATCCAGCTGAAGAGCGAGAATTTATTGTCCAAGCTCACGAGCGAACGCTGAAACTGCTGAAGCTAATGGATGAAATTCTCAATGTTGCTAGAATTGAACACGGCACCAATAAATTAGATATTCAGCCCAGACCCTTAGCCGAAATTTTAGATGAGGTTCATGACTTAACTTATATGCTGGCGGCAAATCGCAATTTTCCCTTACAATTATTAGCCGCCGACCCAGAAATTTATGTTTTGACAGATTACCTCTGGCTCCGCCAAGTATTAATCAGTTTAATAGACACTGCCATTACTCAGATGGAGGAAGGCAGCATTTGTATTTCCACTAGCAACCTACCTATAAACAATTTTGTAACCATTTGGCTAGATATCCCAACCCATGCTATGACCTGGAGTGAGCCGATTGATTTGCTCCAAATTGAAGATCGGTTGACCCAGATTGACCAAAAGAAGACTGCTCTTTCCCCAGGAATGAGGCTATTAATCAATCAGACTCTGCTGGAAGTTATGGGAGGAAAGTTAGAAATCTTGCCCTCGATCACTGTCAAGGAACCACTTCAGCAGCTTACCAGACTACAAATCTCTATCCCCCTAGTGATTCCTGAAGCTGAACTTCTGTAGCAGCAAGGAAAGTACGGTTAGCTCGGTTATGTAGTACCATCGTAGTAGTAGTGTTGGGTTGAAAACCAATCTTTTCGTAGAAACCCTGTTGGTGAGTAGTCATCAGATAAACGCGCTCAACCGACCTCATGCGGGGATGTCTCAAAATGGTTTCTACTAAATTGCTTCCCAACCCACGATGTTGATACTCTGGATGAATCACAATATCCCAAATTGTGGCGCGATAGATGCCATCAGATGTTGCTCTGGCAAAGCCAATGAGTCGATCGCGATCGCAAACAGAAATCACTGGCTCACTATTGGCAATGGCTATACCTAAATCTTCAATACTGCGTCCCTTTGCCCAGAAAGCGGAAACGTTTAACAGTTCTTGGAGTTGATAAAGGTCAATTTCAGACTTGCGATCACTAAATTTAATCTGAAGATGGTTCATGTATGGCATCCACTTTTGGCAGTATCTTTGAGCAGACATTTGGTGAAATTAAATATGTATTATCCAGAAATCTTGTAGAGACGTAGCACTGCTAAGTCTCTACATTCTTTTTCAGCAGATGTCTAGTATGGTTAAGTCATATTTTGCTATAAATTGCTATACGTGTAGAGAAAGAAAATTTAATGACAAACCCACTTCCATAGAGGATGAGTTGCTCCCTGTTGACGTATCCGATAAACTTGTTTTTCTAAACGTTGTTTTTCCTGCTGTGGTAGTCCGAGTAGAATATTCCGACTTTGCCAAACTAAAACAGCAGCAGTCATCCCCAGACAAAAGGCTAGACCGAAGGTAGACAGTGGATGGTAGAACAATCCAAATCTCACTGCCACCCAGGTAAAATATTGTTGCCACAGAGCAATTTCTGCACGTAGACCCCACAAGGAAACAGGCGCAATGGTCAGCCATAGACAGCCGACAAACAGCCACCTGCCATATACTGTCAGCTGATGTAGCCTTTGTACTTGTTGAGCAAATGATGGGTCAGATTTCTCAAAGTCTGGGACAGTATTTAATGGTTCTTTCGGTTGATCCATAGGGGAATAAGATTGCAAGGCATGGGTAAGCAATTCAAAATGCTTTCACCCAATTGTGAAATATACACAAGTTTAACTATCCTGAGAAGTGGGAGATGTATCAATCGACTCAGCGCTGTCTAGCACCTGGGATTCACCCCTGCGCTCTCGCCACCAAGCTAGGAGAGTACTGGCGACGAAAATACTTGAATATGCACCCATTGTAAATCCAATAATTAAGGTCAGGGCGAAGTTTCTCAGGGTTTCGCCGCCAAATAGGAATAGGGAAAATAATGTTAGCAAAACAGTTAACGTGGTATTAATCGATCGCGTTAAAGTTTGATTGGTTGCATCATCAACAACTTTGTCAATGCGATCGTTAGGATGTTGACTCAGTATTTCCCGAATGCGATCGTAGATGACCACGGTATCTGTCACCGAGAAACCAGTAATAGTCAAAATAGCAACGACGAAAAGGCTATCAGCTTCAATACCTACTACTAATCCTAAGATGGAGAAAACACCCAGCGTAATCAAAACATCATGGAACAAGGCAAGAATTGCGATTACGGCATAGTCCACCTGGAACCGCACACTTAAATAAATAACGATCCCAGCAAAGGAGACAACCAGAGCTAATAACCCTTGAGAAAATAGCTGACGACCAAGTGTTGGGCCAACAGTGTCAATTTGAGTGACTTTCGGGTTAAAGACTCCAATTTTTTCACTCAAAGCTGTTTGCAACTGGGTGCGTTGCTCGACATTTAATGTCTTTGTGCGAATGGATATTCCCTGTTGTTTTTGACCAACAACTTGGATGCTACTATTATTTAGCTTTTGAGCGTCAACTACTTCCCTAACATCAGAAATTTCAATCGGTTGAGTGCAGCTGTTTGGTTGTGTACAATCGCGTTCAAATTGTAGTCGCGTACCACCAACAAAATCTAAACTGGGACGTAGTGGTGCGCCTAGTTGTTGCCAAGAAATCACCATCGCCACGATGCTAAGGATCATCAGGGTGGCAGAAATTGTCCACCAAAGTCTCCGACGTTTGATGACACTAAATTTCATGACTGTACCTCCGCACCAGACTTAATTGACGTTGAGAGATTGGGACAAAACAACTCTGGCTTACGCAAGTTGGGAAATCCCAATGTTAGGAAAAGCAGTGTGCGACTACAAGTAATGGCAGTAAACAAATTCACCCCTAACCCTAGCGCTAATGTCAAAGCAAAGCCTTTAACTAAACCTGCTCCTAAGAAAAACAGTGCTGCACAAGAAATTAATGATGTGACATGACTATCTAAAATGCTAGACCAAGCTCGGTAGAATCCAGACTCTACAGAACGATATAAAGTTTTACCAGCACGTAGTTCTTCACGGGTGCGCTCAAAAATCAATACGTTAGCATCAACTGCCATGCCGATACTGAGGATAAACCCAGCAATACCGGGGAGAGTTAATGTAATGCCTAGCAAAGCGAAGGTGGCATAAGTCAATAGCGCATAGATAATCAAAGAAAAGTCGGCAATTAACCCTGGTAGTCGGTAGTAAACTAACATGAAAATTAATACTAACAGCAATCCGCCAATACCAGCGTAAATACTGCGTTGAATACTATCTTTACCTAAACTTGCCCCGACGGTACGGTTTTCAACTATTTCTACTGGTACGGGTAATGCCCCACCGCGTAGTTGCACACCTAAGTCATTGGCTTGTTGGGCAGTAAACCGTCCTGTAATCACAGCAGAGCCACCAGTAATGCCAGTCGCGGCAAATTCTATACCCACGGTAGGAGCGCTAATAACTTCATTGTCTAGAAAAACACCAATGCTACGCCCAGTACCAGCGAGATTTTTCGTCAAATTGGCAAACAGTTCACCACCCTTTTCGTCGAAGCGAATGGCAACATTCCAGTTGTTACCTTGAGTGGGTTCACCATAGGCATCCTTGAGGTATTTGCCAATTAGCGGTGGATTGGTGCTTTCAAACAATTCTGCGATCGCTTGATTATTTTTCTGTAAATTTTCTTGATTCTTGACAATTGCCGCTTTGTCGGTACTTTTTCTTAACTCTTCTTGCTTGAATTTCAATTCGGCTCTTGATGCTTGAAAAGCAAGTAGTTGAGTTTCTGTATTCGGCTTTTGGGTACGAAATTCTAACTGCGCCGTACCCCCTAACACCCGTTCAGCTTGCTCTGGATCGTTGACTCCTGGTAGTTGCACCAAGATTTTATCTGAGCTAACTGTTTGGATTACTGGCTCAGAAACACCCAGACCATTAATCCGACCTTCGACAACTTTTTTCACACCTTCCAATTCTCGGTCGGTGATTTTGGGAATTTCCGCTGATGGTTTCACCTGAATTGTGAGCTGTGAACCTCCGCGCAAATCCAGTCCAAGAGGTATCGGAATTGTGGCAATCACCGTAATAGCGGCGATTATCAGGACTAAAATCAAAATGAATAGCGATCGCTGTCTTTGCATACCATAACTCGCAACTGACAAACGCTATAATAGCGCTCTTTTGAGGAGTTATGAGTTGGGAGTTTGGGGATGGGGCATTGGGCATTGTTATTCTTCTCTTGCCCCTCTGCCCCGTCAGTCTTTAGTCCCTAGACTCGCAACGCCACCATTTTTTCCACAGCTTCTACTATTTGCTCTGGTTGGATGATTGTTAGTCTTTCCAAATTGCCGTTGTAAGGTGTAGGAATATCTTGGGAAGAAAGCCGCAGTACTGGCGCATCCAATTCATCGAATAAGCGATCGTTTATTGAGGCGATGACTTCTGCTCCAATACCCGCAGTTCGCATCGATTCTTCCACAACAATGACTTTATGAGTTTTACGTATTGATGCACCAATGGTATCAAAATCTAATGGTTTGAGGGATATTAAATCGATAACTTCTGGATCGTATCCTTGTTTTTCAAGAGTTTTTACGGCTTGCACTACATGATGGCGCATCCGCGAGTAAGTAATAATTGTCACATCTTTCCCTGTACGGACAATTTCTGCTTTATCCAGAGGTAGTAAATATTCTTCTTCTGGTAAATCTTCTTTCAAGTTGTAAAGCAGAACGTGTTCAAAGAACAACACTGGATTATCATCACGGATAGCGGATTTCAACAGTCCTTTAGCGTTTCTTGGTGTGGAACAGGCAACAATCTTCAAGCCTGGCACAGCTTGGAAGTAGGTTTCTAATCGCTGGGAATGTTCTGCGCCTAGCTGCCGTCCCACACCTCCAGGGCCGCGAATTACCATCGGAATTTTAAAGTTACCGCCAGAAGTATAGCGCAGCATTCCAGCGTTGTTGGATATTTGGTTGAAGGCAAGCAGTAAAAAGCCCATATTCATGCCTTCAATGATCGGACGCAACCCAGTCATTGCGGCTCCCACAGCCATCCCAGTAAAGCTATTTTCAGCGATGGGGGTATCTAGAATGCGGAGTTCGCCATATTTTTGGTACAGGTCTTTGGTAACTTTATAGGAACCGCCGTAATGTCCTACATCTTCACCGAGAACGAATACGCTGGAGTCACGCGCCATTTCTTCATCGATGGCTTCCCGTAAGGCGTTGAAGAATAGTGTTTCTGCCATTTAGACCTTTTAGTACGATTATGGTTTTAGAATTTTATCGTGCTGCTGTCGCAAATACAGTGAGCGATCGCACTAGTTAGAGTTTAGGTTTTTTAAATAAACGGCCCCTAGCATAGAGCGAGTGATTGCCATAACTATATCAAAGCTATTTAATTTCGATTTTAGATGTTTTATGAGCTTTATAAGCGATCGCCTTATCCTCTGGCAAATGCGGCTGATTTGTTTATGTAATAAAACGTAGAGTAAACGTATAAAATATATTAAAAAGTTTACATTTGAAAGATACCAACTTAACTGAAGTCACACCAGAGTAAAAAATCTGTTGTAGCAATAATTTAAATAGCAAAAGAACTAGCATCAAGAACAGAATTTCTTCCCAAAATAAAAGGGGAAGGTTTTAAAAACTTTGGTAAATTTAAAAGAACAATGGGTGCGGCGGGTGCTGGACAAGCTTGCCTATCATATTGTTGGATAAACAACTTCCAATATACAAAGATTTGGTGCAAAAGCAATTCATAATACAGGAAATTTAGTCTGCCTTCAACATGGGAAAGGTTCAATCCACCAAGAAATAACTAATTTTTACAATTCTGTATAACCAGAAATTACAAAGTCATCAAATATTATAGTTAGAGAATGGCTCAGTTCTAGTTAACCTTTCGGCATCACTTTGATCACAAAATCTCTAATTGACAACCTTCTTTTTCATATTTTGAAGTTAACTGTGTAACGCTTGCGATCGCTATCCCCATAACACCCACTCGAAAGGTTTTTGACGATATACTGTCCAAAGTTGCGTAGGCGAACATTTACCGCAAGCATCACAATAGCCAAAATATAAAGAATCTCACGCCCAAACACCAAAACACAACTTTGCGTCTTTGCACCCAGGGAAGTTCTGAGCGCCGGAAGTCGGCGCTCAGACGTCTGTCTGCGTGAGATTTCTCACTAAATTATTATTTAATAAGCCTAGCCTACTTTAACCATCGCGCCGCATCTTTGGCATGATAAGTCAAAATCAAATCTGCACCAGCGCGTTTAAACCCAGTTAAAGTTTCCAAAACCACTCTCTCTTCATCAATCCAACCATTGAGAGCCGCAGCTTTCACCATCGCATACTCACCAGAAACATTGTAAGCCGCAACGGGCAAGTTACTTGCTTCCTTGACGCGCCAAATAATATCCATGTATGCCAAGGCTGGCTTAACCATGAGCATATCAGCACCTTCAGCGATATCTAATTCAATTTCTTTAATCGCTTCGCGGGCATTACCTGGGTCCATTTGGTAAGTTCTTCTGTCCCCAAATTGTGGTGTCGAGTCTGCGGCATCCCGGAATGGGCCATAATAACCCGAAGCATACTTAGCAGCATAAGACAAAATCGGCGTATCTTGAAATCCTGCTTCATCCAAACCCACACGAATTGCTTGCACAAACCCATCCATCATCCCAGAAGGCGCGATGATATCGGCACCAGCTTTTGCTTGAGAAACCGCTGTTTTCTTCAACAATTCCAGAGTTGGGTCATTTAAAACTCGTCCTGTTAAATCGCCAACTTGCAGATAACCACAATGACCGTGGCTAGTATACTCACACAAACAAGTATCAGCAATTACAATCAAATCTGGCACTGCTGCTTTTACCGCCGTTGCTGCTTTTTGGACGATACCGCAATCATGCCAAGCGCCAGTGGCATCCACATCTTTATCAGCCGGAATCCCAAATAAAATAATAGAAGGAATTCCTAAATCGTAAACTTCTTTTGCTTCTTCGACAATTTTATCTACCGAAAGTTGGTAGACTCCAGGCATCGATTTCACCTCATTAGCGATTCCCTCACCCGGTACGGCAAATAGTGGGTAGATTAAATCGCTTGTTGTTAAAACAGTTTCACGAACCATCCGGCGCAATTGGGGATGTGTACGCAGACGACGGGGGCGGTGTGTAGGAAACATAAAATTTTATGAAGAAAAACAACGCAGATGGACACAAAATAAAGCGTCACAAAAGCAGGGTAAAATTTTCCTGCCGTCAGACAGACTACAAACAGTGCTTAACTGTCCTTTGCCCTACTCTTAATCAAGTTGTGGGGCAATTTTGTATTCTACAGCTGGGTTGCACCTATCCGACGGACTGGAAAAAAATAACATTATGAAGCAATTCAAAATTCAAAATGATAAGACCATCTGTTGGCAAAATCTTGGAGAATTGAGGGTGGAAATATAAACGCAAAGTGGCGCAGAGGTCAACGCAGAGGCACGCAGAGAATTCGCTACGAATTAATGAAATTTTGTACTCAGTAGCAGATAACTGACAATGCCCAATGCCCAATGATAATTTGTGTTAAAAAACTCGGAAAATATAGGGATAACGGAAGGGTATATCAGGATTGTTGAAAACTCCGATGAGTGCCCAAATTGTTAATCCCCAGTGTAATAGATATCCCAGACCGGCTAGTGGTCCCAACAATAATAGAGGTAACACTAACCAACCAAATAGAAAAAACAGCGCTCCCAGAATTCCTCCATAAAGCCAGACATTAAAGTGGAAATTGATGGATTCTTTGGCGTTTTCTTTAACAACAGGATCGTCAGATACAAGCATTATGGCGATAGGTATACCTACAGATACCACTGTTGTGCTGAAAAAAATCGCTCCATGAGACAAAGCAGATAGAAGCTTTCGCTTGTCTGTGTCGTACATTGCTTTCTCCTATTTAGTCAGATTGTTGGTTATACTACGACCCTATCATGAGCATCGTTGTCTTAAGATTAAAAGACTTGCCAGAGTCAAAAAAAATTAAGCTAGCTAACAAACAAATACATTTATGTCTACTGAACTTCAGTCTGAACTTATTCAAGCAGTTGAACTTCGCCGCAACTTTGCGATTATATCTCACCCCGATGCAGGTAAAACTACACTAACTGAAAAGCTACTCCTGTATGGGGGTGCAATTCACGAGGCTGGGGCTGTTAAGGCGCGACGGGCACAGCGCAAGGCTACCTCTGACTGGATGGCGATGGAGCAACAACGGGGTATTTCCATTACCTCCACAGTATTGCAATTTGAATACCGGAATTGTCAAATAAATTTATTAGACACTCCCGGACACCAAGATTTCAGTGAAGATACGTATCGTACCCTCGCCGCCGCTGATAATGCCGTGATGTTGATTGATGCGGCAAAAGGTTTGGAACCCCAAACGCGCAAATTGTTTGAAGTGTGTAAGTTGCGGGGTATCCCGATCTTTACATTTATCAACAAGCTCGATCGCCCAGGAAGGGAGCCTCTGGAATTGTTGGATGAAATTGAGCAAGAATTGGGATTGCAAACTTATGCAGTCAACTGGCCGATTGGCATGGGCGATCGCTTTAAAGGTGTTTTTGACCGACACAAGCAACAAATACACCTGTTTGAACGCAGCGCCCACGGTAGCCGAGAAGCCCGTGATACGATAGTAGAATTAGGCGATCCGAAAATAGAAGAACAGCTAGAACAAAACCTGTACTACCAACTGAAAAACGATCTAGAACTGTTAGAAGGAGTTGGGCCAGAGCTAGATTTGCAGCTGGTACACGAAGGCAAAATGACGCCTGTGTTCTTTGGTAGCGCCATGACTAACTTTGGGGTAGAGTTATTCCTCAAGTACTTCCTCGACTATGCCCTTAAACCCGGTTCTCATTACAGCAGTGTTGGCGAAGTTGCTCCTACATACCCTGAGTTTTCGGGGTTTGTCTTTAAACTGCAAGCGAATATGGACCCGAAACACCGCGATCGCGTCGCATTTATCCGGGTCTGCACTGGTAAGTTTGAAAAAGATATGATGGTGAATCACGCCCGCATTGGTAAACTTATCCGTCTATCTCGCCCGCAAAAACTTTTTGCTCAAGAGCGAGAATCGATTGATGTGGCTTATCCTGGCGATGTGATCGGTTTGAATAATCCCGGTGTTTTTGCGATCGGAGATACAATTTACACAGGACAAAAGCTCGAATATGAGGGGATTCCGTATTTTTCACCGGAACTGTTTGCATCTTTGAGGAATCCCAACCCCTCGAAGTCTAAACAATTCCAAAAAGGCGTTGCGGAATTGCGAGAAGAAGGTGCTGTACAAATTATGTATTCAACTGATGAAGCCAAGCGCGATCCAATTTTGGCGGCGGTGGGTCAGTTGCAATTCGAGGTAGTGCAGTTTCGCTTACAAAATGAGTATGGTGTAGAAACCATATTAGATTTATTGCCCTACAGTGTCGCCCGTTGGGTTGAGGGTGGTTGGGAAGCATTAGAAAAAGTGGGACGAATATTCAATACCACTACAGTTAAAGACAGTATGGGACGGCCAGTGTTGCTATTCCGTAATGAATGGAATTGTCAACAATTATTGGGCGACCATCCAGAGTTAAAATTAAGCGCGATCGCCCCAGTATTTTCTAGTCAACAACCAGTGGAGGAGTGAAGAAGAATACAGAATCCAGAATTCAGAATTCAGAATTATTCCTACAGGAGATCCAACTGAATTCTGACGACTGACGCCTTTATTCAATCTTTATCGTTCACTTGACAAATTTAACTGGGCGCGGTTGATTTCCACGGCATCCGGGGTTCGCGCTTTTGCACAAACGTGGATCATTTAGAAGAGATTGGAGTGCCAGAATTTGTATGCCTTCACATGCCAAACCATCTTTGGAGGCTGGTTTAGTTGCCCTCAAGCAAGGAAATTACCAAACAGCGATCGCTCAACTAGAACCTATTGCTAGTATTCAAAGCAATGCTACTGCTAGCTTACAAGCCCAAGTTGGTTTAGTGATGGCTTATGCTCGCACTGGCGAAGTTCCCAAAGCGATCGCTATTTCCCAGAATCTCATTGAGAGTAACAATCCGCAAGTTCAAGAGTGGGCAAGACGCGCTCTCGAACACCTAACAAAACGTAAAAAACCTGAGCAAGAATCAAAAAAAATCGAAACTGGATTTGTTGCCTTTGAGAATTCAACTCCAGATTCAACTCCAGATTCAACCTCCGTGACTCCCCCGGAAACTCCTACATTAGAGGAAAAGCCGAACGAGCAAGTAATAGAAACCAAAAGCGACGATATCCCGCCGATGGTGCCACTAGCTAGACTCAAAGCTACATTAGCGACACCACCTACGCCCCTAAGCGGCTTCATGGGTTCCGTTACCCGCACCCAAGCCAAATTATTCGGCGTTATTTATTGGCGACAAGCACAACGCGCCAGAGCATGGCAACCATTACGTAAACCAAAACTAATTCCCTTGCGGCTACTGTCAGCAGGAACATTCATCGCCTTGTTTTGGGTAATACGAGAAATCCTCAAGTTAGCATTGGGATTCATCAATCAGACTTTAGTCAAACTACCTTATCTGGAACCGATACAACTTTTATACCATGACCCTACTCAGATGTTGCTAATAGTCTTGGTGATTTTAATCGGAGTATCACCTTGGTTGCTGGATCTGCTACTAGCGAACTTGTATGGTCAGCGAGAATTTCCCAAAGATGTATTGAATACCCATAGCCGCGAAGCTATTCGGGTGCTACAACGTTGTTGCCAACAGCGGCACTGGCCGTTACCCAAACTGCGGATTTTACCAACGGCTGCACCAATTATTCTGACTTATGGTAGTTTACCACGTAATGCCAGGATTGTTGTGAGTCAAGGGCTATTAGAGCAGTTGGCAGATGATGAAATCGCCATTATTTACGCCACGCAGCTAGGGCATATTGCTCACTGGGATTTTGCTGTAATGTCTTTGTTGCTACTGGTGACACTACCAACTCATAAGCTATATCAGCAAGTGTCGGAGTTGGGAGACAAAATATCAGCAATTTGGCGCTGGCCGGTGACAATTCTGGGGAGTTTAATTTATGGAATTTGGTGTTTGCTAACTGGAACTGCATTGTGGTTGTCGCGGTTGCGGCTTTATTATAGCGATCGCGTCGCCGCTGAAATTACTGGTAATCCCAATGCCCTGATTCGCGCTTTACTCAAAATCGCCATTGGCATTGCCGCTGATATCCAAAAACAAGAACACACCAGTTGGCAACTGGAAAGCTTAAATCTTTTAACACCAGTCAGCTACCAACAGAGTTTATCTTTAGGAACTATTGCCAGTAATCTATCTTTTGAATCCTTTTTGAAGTGGGATACAGCCAATCCCTATCGCCAATGGTTTACGATTAATAATAGCCATCCTTTAATGGGCGATCGCCTCGAACGCCTCTGCCAAATAGTCCGTCACTGGCATCTAGACACCGAACTACATTTTGCAAGCGAACCATCAAAGGTTAAGCGTCAGTCTTTTCTATTACAAGTCGCTCCCTGGTTAGGAATTCCTCTAGGGGTTCTGTTTGCAGCTTTCGTCTGGCTAACCTGGCAACTAGCATTCACACTCAAGTTTTTAAATCTAAAGTGGATATATGAAGATTGGTCTTTCATTACAGGCTGCCTTCTGATTGGCTTTAGCATTGGTACTGTGATGCGGATTAATTCTTTCTTTCCCGATATTAAACCGTCCACCGTGCAAACTGATGACAGCTTACCCAACCTGTTAGCTGACCCTTCTGCCTTACCTATTGATAGCGTCAGCGTGCGTCTTGTGGGTAAATTATTAGGTCGTCAAGGTACTAGCAACTCCCTAGCGCAAGATTTAATTCTTCAATCCAGCGCAGGTTTGGTGAAATTACATCATATTTCTTGGCTAGGACAGTCAGTCAATCACCAGGATCTTATCGGGCGGCAAATTATCGTCACAGGTTGGTTCCGGCGAGGAGCAACACCTTGGATCGATATCCAAACCCTAGAAACTCAAAGTGGTAAAACCATTCATAGCCCTCATCCCATTTGGTCTACTTTTTTGGCTGTTGCAGCACAGGCTTGGGGCGCATACGTCTTTCTTACTGGTTAGTTATTGGTCATTGGTCATTGGTCATTGGTCATTAGTCATTAGCAAAGGACAAAGGACAAAGGACAAATCGGAATGTAAACAAAAGTTGCAGGTTTCCTTAACAAGTGTTACATTTATTTACACAAACAAGAGCAACCAACATAACTCAGCATCACCGCTTAGTTGTGGATTTAGGTGCTTTTTCCCCGCTCTATACCTTTTTATCCTCCCAACACAGCAGCAAATTAACCAGCCACTGGCTGGTTTTTGTTTCAAAATATGCTCACTTGAATAAAAAAATGTGTTTTATGTTACGATGCAGTAATACTAAATGTCGGAAATGTATGCGCTAAACTAGCTACGTAGAAAATACCGTGGTAATGTAAGGAATGGTATTTG harbors:
- a CDS encoding DUF4870 domain-containing protein; translated protein: MYDTDKRKLLSALSHGAIFFSTTVVSVGIPIAIMLVSDDPVVKENAKESINFHFNVWLYGGILGALFFLFGWLVLPLLLLGPLAGLGYLLHWGLTIWALIGVFNNPDIPFRYPYIFRVF
- a CDS encoding alpha-ketoacid dehydrogenase subunit beta; amino-acid sequence: MAETLFFNALREAIDEEMARDSSVFVLGEDVGHYGGSYKVTKDLYQKYGELRILDTPIAENSFTGMAVGAAMTGLRPIIEGMNMGFLLLAFNQISNNAGMLRYTSGGNFKIPMVIRGPGGVGRQLGAEHSQRLETYFQAVPGLKIVACSTPRNAKGLLKSAIRDDNPVLFFEHVLLYNLKEDLPEEEYLLPLDKAEIVRTGKDVTIITYSRMRHHVVQAVKTLEKQGYDPEVIDLISLKPLDFDTIGASIRKTHKVIVVEESMRTAGIGAEVIASINDRLFDELDAPVLRLSSQDIPTPYNGNLERLTIIQPEQIVEAVEKMVALRV
- the prfC gene encoding peptide chain release factor 3, producing the protein MSTELQSELIQAVELRRNFAIISHPDAGKTTLTEKLLLYGGAIHEAGAVKARRAQRKATSDWMAMEQQRGISITSTVLQFEYRNCQINLLDTPGHQDFSEDTYRTLAAADNAVMLIDAAKGLEPQTRKLFEVCKLRGIPIFTFINKLDRPGREPLELLDEIEQELGLQTYAVNWPIGMGDRFKGVFDRHKQQIHLFERSAHGSREARDTIVELGDPKIEEQLEQNLYYQLKNDLELLEGVGPELDLQLVHEGKMTPVFFGSAMTNFGVELFLKYFLDYALKPGSHYSSVGEVAPTYPEFSGFVFKLQANMDPKHRDRVAFIRVCTGKFEKDMMVNHARIGKLIRLSRPQKLFAQERESIDVAYPGDVIGLNNPGVFAIGDTIYTGQKLEYEGIPYFSPELFASLRNPNPSKSKQFQKGVAELREEGAVQIMYSTDEAKRDPILAAVGQLQFEVVQFRLQNEYGVETILDLLPYSVARWVEGGWEALEKVGRIFNTTTVKDSMGRPVLLFRNEWNCQQLLGDHPELKLSAIAPVFSSQQPVEE
- the secF gene encoding protein translocase subunit SecF, coding for MKFSVIKRRRLWWTISATLMILSIVAMVISWQQLGAPLRPSLDFVGGTRLQFERDCTQPNSCTQPIEISDVREVVDAQKLNNSSIQVVGQKQQGISIRTKTLNVEQRTQLQTALSEKIGVFNPKVTQIDTVGPTLGRQLFSQGLLALVVSFAGIVIYLSVRFQVDYAVIAILALFHDVLITLGVFSILGLVVGIEADSLFVVAILTITGFSVTDTVVIYDRIREILSQHPNDRIDKVVDDATNQTLTRSINTTLTVLLTLFSLFLFGGETLRNFALTLIIGFTMGAYSSIFVASTLLAWWRERRGESQVLDSAESIDTSPTSQDS
- a CDS encoding GNAT family N-acetyltransferase, whose translation is MNHLQIKFSDRKSEIDLYQLQELLNVSAFWAKGRSIEDLGIAIANSEPVISVCDRDRLIGFARATSDGIYRATIWDIVIHPEYQHRGLGSNLVETILRHPRMRSVERVYLMTTHQQGFYEKIGFQPNTTTTMVLHNRANRTFLAATEVQLQESLGG
- a CDS encoding sensor histidine kinase is translated as MNWSNWIYLGVGIALGMVFRQLFGRWLRPPQPSPNVSSSSSPVAPLAEQDMPPISQQLQQTQLAYLMAKEMSQFKAGFLARTTHELRSPFNGLIGLHQLILSDLCEDPAEEREFIVQAHERTLKLLKLMDEILNVARIEHGTNKLDIQPRPLAEILDEVHDLTYMLAANRNFPLQLLAADPEIYVLTDYLWLRQVLISLIDTAITQMEEGSICISTSNLPINNFVTIWLDIPTHAMTWSEPIDLLQIEDRLTQIDQKKTALSPGMRLLINQTLLEVMGGKLEILPSITVKEPLQQLTRLQISIPLVIPEAELL
- the secD gene encoding protein translocase subunit SecD, whose translation is MQRQRSLFILILVLIIAAITVIATIPIPLGLDLRGGSQLTIQVKPSAEIPKITDRELEGVKKVVEGRINGLGVSEPVIQTVSSDKILVQLPGVNDPEQAERVLGGTAQLEFRTQKPNTETQLLAFQASRAELKFKQEELRKSTDKAAIVKNQENLQKNNQAIAELFESTNPPLIGKYLKDAYGEPTQGNNWNVAIRFDEKGGELFANLTKNLAGTGRSIGVFLDNEVISAPTVGIEFAATGITGGSAVITGRFTAQQANDLGVQLRGGALPVPVEIVENRTVGASLGKDSIQRSIYAGIGGLLLVLIFMLVYYRLPGLIADFSLIIYALLTYATFALLGITLTLPGIAGFILSIGMAVDANVLIFERTREELRAGKTLYRSVESGFYRAWSSILDSHVTSLISCAALFFLGAGLVKGFALTLALGLGVNLFTAITCSRTLLFLTLGFPNLRKPELFCPNLSTSIKSGAEVQS
- the hemB gene encoding porphobilinogen synthase, which encodes MFPTHRPRRLRTHPQLRRMVRETVLTTSDLIYPLFAVPGEGIANEVKSMPGVYQLSVDKIVEEAKEVYDLGIPSIILFGIPADKDVDATGAWHDCGIVQKAATAVKAAVPDLIVIADTCLCEYTSHGHCGYLQVGDLTGRVLNDPTLELLKKTAVSQAKAGADIIAPSGMMDGFVQAIRVGLDEAGFQDTPILSYAAKYASGYYGPFRDAADSTPQFGDRRTYQMDPGNAREAIKEIELDIAEGADMLMVKPALAYMDIIWRVKEASNLPVAAYNVSGEYAMVKAAALNGWIDEERVVLETLTGFKRAGADLILTYHAKDAARWLK